TCGATCGTGAGGAACTGGGGCGCGATCTTCGCCAGCGCCCCAAGGATCCGCACCTCCGTGTGATCCTCCTTGTAGACCCAGAGGCCCGAGAACGAGGCCTTCCCCTGGAGGGTCCAGAGGAAGTAGGGAGCGTCCTTCTTGTGGATATCCTTCAGCAGCTCGCCGGCAGGCTGGGTGGAGGTAACGAGGAGATGGCCGTTGGGGAGGAGGAGCCGGTTGATCGGCTGAAGCCCATACCAGGCCCAGGACTCCACGCCCTTGCAGAGAGTGTCGTCCACGCAGATCGTGACGTGCAGCTCCTTGGGCTCGTAGCGCGCCATGTGCTGCTCCAGCTCTTCCTTCGTGTCCGCCACGATGGCGAAGTCCTTGGCAGGGACGCCGTTCCGCTGGGGGCTGTCCCCGTAGCGGCCGAAGGCAATCCCCCAGCGGCCGGACTTTCGAGCCGACAGCACGATGCCGCGTGTGATCCGGGACGCCAGGTTCTTTTGGAAGATGCCGCGATACACGACTTCGCAGATCAGATGGGCCATAAATCCCTCCCGTCACCCCGGTGTGTTGTCTGTTGGTCGGCTGGTCTGACCACATTATCCTGCAACAGGTCATACCTGTGTCAAGAGAAAAAATAAGCAGTTAAATCGAAATCTTACGCAACTGGATGCCTTCGAGGAGGCGAGCCGCTGAGTCCGCCGGCTAGAGCGAAAAGCTGGCGCGGGCTCGGCCGTGGGCGGGCTGGTCGCCCCGCATCGTGTCGGGGTTCGTCCCCCGTCGAACCGCCAGGTGATACGTAAAGAGCTGGAGGGGAACGACCGCCAGGATGGGAGTCAGCAGCTCGGGGATCGGCGGGAGCGCGATCGTCTCGGCGCAGAGCGCCGAAAGCTCCCGATCCCCCTCCTGCACGATCCCGACGACGGGTGCGCCCACCTCGCTCGCCGCGCGGGCGAGGGCGAGGCACCGCTCGTAGGAAGGGCCCGGCGGCGCGACCAGGAAGACCACGTCGCCGGCCTCCATCGCCGCCCAGGGGCCGTGCAGGACCTGCTCGCAGTTCATGCCGACGGTCGTCGCGTAATTGGCCTCGTTCATCTTGAGCGCAGCCTCGTAGGCGGTCGCCGTGTTCGGGCCGCCCCCGACGAAGTAGTAGCGGCGCCCCTGCGAAAAGCGCGCGGTCAGCTCCTCCCACGACTCCTGGCCGAGGAGGAACGCCATCTGGTCAGGGATCGCCTCGACGGCCGCCGCGACCTCGTCGCGACCCCCCAGCTCGGCGGCAAGCGCCACGAGGAGCGCCAGCGCCGTCGTGTAGCTGACCGTGTGGGCGGCCGAGCTCTCCTGCGCCACCGTGCTCAGCGTGTAGTCCGCGATCTTCAGGCCATCCCCGCTCCCGAGCCCGGTAATCACGACGCCGACACCGCCGCCGGCCTTCGTCTTCTGGAGCGCCTCGAGCGAAAAGCGCTTGGTCCCGCGGTGGCTCACGACGATGACGCCAGTCCTCGGGTCCGGGTCCGGCCAGTAGTTCTTGAACTCGAACGAGTGGAAGGCGCGGACGCGGTGGCCCAGCCGGCCAACCTGGGAGAGGAGCAGCTCCCCCACCAGACAGGCATGCCAGGAGGTGCCGATCCCCGAGAGGAAGACCCGTTCCATGCCCCTGAGGTGCGCGGCCGCGGCCCTCACGGTCTCGGCGTTGTTGCGCAGGACGAGCCGGATCGCGCCCGGCTGGGCATAGATCGCGTCGTACATGTAGAACGGGTGTCCGGGGCGGGGCGGCGGCGGGGTCCAGGCCATTGTCACTTCACGGCGAGCTCGCCAGGCTAGGACGGTGGGGAGTCTCCGGGGGCCACGGTCAAGGCGCGCGAGCCGAACGCCCGTTCCACGAGCTCGCGAGCCCGCGCCGGGTTGACGTCGTTCGCCAGCTGACAGGGCGTCATGTCGGCCAGGATCCGGTCGGGATCCTGCCACAAGCGATACTTCTTGTACTTATCCTCGAACTCGAGCCCGAGGCCACGGGCGAACACCGAGAGGTAATGCTCGATGGCGATCGGGTGGTGGGCCTCGAACCCGCAGATCAGCCGCTGGCAGCCGTGGTAGATCGTCGCCAGGGTATCCGCACCCGCCGCGCGGGCCCGATCGATTTCGTCCCGCACGAGGCCGTTCCAGGCCTCGAGGCCGAGCTGCTGCTGGACGGCGGGGGTGCAGATGCGCCCGAACCGCTCGG
This DNA window, taken from Candidatus Rokuibacteriota bacterium, encodes the following:
- a CDS encoding SIS domain-containing protein; its protein translation is MAWTPPPPRPGHPFYMYDAIYAQPGAIRLVLRNNAETVRAAAAHLRGMERVFLSGIGTSWHACLVGELLLSQVGRLGHRVRAFHSFEFKNYWPDPDPRTGVIVVSHRGTKRFSLEALQKTKAGGGVGVVITGLGSGDGLKIADYTLSTVAQESSAAHTVSYTTALALLVALAAELGGRDEVAAAVEAIPDQMAFLLGQESWEELTARFSQGRRYYFVGGGPNTATAYEAALKMNEANYATTVGMNCEQVLHGPWAAMEAGDVVFLVAPPGPSYERCLALARAASEVGAPVVGIVQEGDRELSALCAETIALPPIPELLTPILAVVPLQLFTYHLAVRRGTNPDTMRGDQPAHGRARASFSL
- a CDS encoding (4Fe-4S)-binding protein, with the translated sequence MAHLICEVVYRGIFQKNLASRITRGIVLSARKSGRWGIAFGRYGDSPQRNGVPAKDFAIVADTKEELEQHMARYEPKELHVTICVDDTLCKGVESWAWYGLQPINRLLLPNGHLLVTSTQPAGELLKDIHKKDAPYFLWTLQGKASFSGLWVYKEDHTEVRILGALAKIAPQFLTIDAVAEAIKEAEWGSELKVESARKAYERIDGRPVKITEGNPEVPYSFEMPRWWEMREGVSIPSLPIGKPIEGGKGYRPDRSPVFKKFSTRTMRPVIDFDTCVK